The segment ATAAATAATACCCAAAGTATCCAAGCTGCTCTTTTATATCTGGAGACTCTTTTAATATTGAATGCCTTCATTTTATTCAAATATCCCTCATCCTTGTTTGAATAAACTTTTATAAAAAATATACCCAATACAATAGCCGTAAACAACAAAAATATATTTATAATAGCACCTATACCTACAATCATAATGGGAATTGTTAATATCCAAGCTATAATCACATATAATAATGCCAATTGCAGTAATTCAGCTTTGTATCTATTTACATAAATCTCTTTGCTATCATCTATCAAAAAATCTATATTTTTGATGCTTTGAGTGGCCCTTTTTACAGCTCGATTGTACTCCAACCCATTAGAAACCAAATCATTCACTTTAGCCTCTAGATTGCTTAAAATTTCATCTTTAAGTTCCGCAATCTCTTTAGACTCTCTATATTTAATAAATAAACCCTCAACATATTTTTCTAAATCTTTCATTAAATCTCCTCCTTCTTTTCGATTAGCTGTCCAATCAATTCCTTGGCTGTTCTCCATTCCGAAAGATTTACCTTATAAGCTTGTATCCCCTTCTTTGTAATTTTGTAATACTTACGCCTACCTCCCTGGCTTTCATTTCCCCAATATGACTGGATAAATTTTTGGGATTCCAGCCTTTTCAAACTTGTGTACAATGAAGGCTCTTTTAATTCATATTTACCATCGCTATCTTTCAAAATCGACTTGATGATTCCATATCCATAATTATCCCCTTCACTTAAAACACGTAGAATTATGGTATCTATATTACCACGAATTAAATCACTGCTTATACTTTTACCCATATTGTTCACCTCATAACTACATTGTGACAAATATTACT is part of the Clostridia bacterium genome and harbors:
- a CDS encoding permease prefix domain 1-containing protein, with translation MKDLEKYVEGLFIKYRESKEIAELKDEILSNLEAKVNDLVSNGLEYNRAVKRATQSIKNIDFLIDDSKEIYVNRYKAELLQLALLYVIIAWILTIPIMIVGIGAIINIFLLFTAIVLGIFFIKVYSNKDEGYLNKMKAFNIKRVSRYKRAAWILWVLFIVISIMSITAIQFGSNIWFGKGINISGPYQFAVLAIRYVLPFITIIIPLLFSVSAKLILKYQAGEQDEE
- a CDS encoding PadR family transcriptional regulator gives rise to the protein MGKSISSDLIRGNIDTIILRVLSEGDNYGYGIIKSILKDSDGKYELKEPSLYTSLKRLESQKFIQSYWGNESQGGRRKYYKITKKGIQAYKVNLSEWRTAKELIGQLIEKKEEI